Genomic window (Equus quagga isolate Etosha38 chromosome 12, UCLA_HA_Equagga_1.0, whole genome shotgun sequence):
TATCATCATAGTGTCTATACATGACAAATTGTAGGctctcaaaaaatgtttgaatgattgaaaaaaatttctcttaaagATCTCTAGTTCACTTTATCAAAACTTTGATTATCATCTATAACTctagaaattctttaaaaatatttgaaatttattaaatttgaGTAGATTCAGTGAATATGTGCCAGTTATACAAGATATAGGGCAAACTTTGGTATGATGCTCATCAGCTTgttaatgactttatttttcattaattgtaAACCTggaaaaattgttaaaaacagaaaactatgaagaagaaaagacccattattccattttccagaaatcaccatttgttttttatgtattttctaggatttttttttgaatGTGTCTGGTTGTGGAAAATGAACCGTGTTACGTTGTTTTgtgtcttgatttctttttttggcttgataGAATATATGAgtgtttttctgttattaaatAGTCTTTGAATCcaaattttaaatgactataatattccattatatattaCCACagtttaaatttctattttgagaatttaaaattttttccttggtTTGCTTCCTTGGTTATTGCCTGATAATAGATTTTTAATTGAGGGTGGATGGTTGAAAGGctcttgttaaatatttttaagttctttttcagAAAGGCTTTACCAATTTACATTGCCATTTGGGGtactttctcattttcattaccTGAATAgactattactttaaaaattaccttCCGATTTGAAAGATAAAGATGGGACCTGGTGCATTCTAAGTGCATTTATCTCACTACTCTTGAGgctgaatatgttttatttattggaTAATTTCATTGTTTGTGATTTATTTATGACTTATGATTGAATTTCTTTTGGAGTattgatgttttcttctatgagttctttatcaaGACACTTACCCTACTGTccattattctaaatatttcctcAGTTTGTCTTTtaccttttgtcttttaattttgtttatggtaGAAGTTAATTTTACGTAGCGGTTAgtattctgtttatcttttcctgcttgatttctttctctctctgtttgaaTTCCTTCTTATTCTGTGATCAGTAAAATAGTCCCCTGACCCCCACGTGATAAGTTTAATTATTAGTACAGTATTGTACTTATTTTGCTgcacctggaatttatttttgtaatagtaTGAGGACTTAACTTGAATTCTAAAAGATTAAATCCTAGACCTTAGCCAGTTTTCCTATTGAATAATGAAATAGTAAATTCTAATTTGTTCATAATACCAGGTTACTATAAATAGTAGGGTCTCTTGcaggtctaattttttttttttaatttaactgccTAATTCTTGTACCAGTACAAACCAAAATCATTGTTGCTTATGGAAGTTCTTTATTgtcatttagaatattttcttagcTACCGACACTTTTTTTCcgtattaattttataatcattttgtGATTTCCATTCACACACTCTAGAAACTTAAAAAACTATTAAGATTTGATTGGGCTTACACTGACCCTATATATTAAAACAGCTTTTCCCCctagaatatttagaaaatgcaGATGAACAAGATATCTTAATTGGGGGAAGAATGTCCATTTTAAAAGTAGGTGTTCTTGTTACCTAAAAACAAGTCTCACCTTTAGTTGTCAGAATTTTTATCTCTCTCAGTAAAAGTTTAGTATTCCCCATAGAATTCCCTCTTACTTGTTGTAGtgattattctttatttttaaaatgttgtttttgtgagttaatttttttccatagtatTGTGTAATGGGTTATTATGTGTAAGACTCTTGTTTTAGTGTTTTAATCTTGTTTTTGACTgattttctgagttctttttattctttgagtcATTCGCTCTGTTGGGTGttatataataattaaatatatatatttttctcttttctgtagtTATATTTCAGTTCAAGAGTCATTAagatctcaattaaaaaaacaaaacaatagaaactCTTTTCAAATGAACTTTGACATAGAATCTTTTCATGTAGCACAGGAAAGTGCAGTTGCTGTTAAAGTGAGGGCAGGACTCTAGAATGCCACTCTTGGGTTTACTAACTATTGCTGAAACACCTAAGGAAATTAGTTGGGAAACTACTGTTAAATCATAAAACAATGTCTATTTATGGCCTTAGTGAGCGTTCTTATTTCTACTCTTAACTTTTTCTGACAATTAAGTATGATTTTGGGTATGGTTTACagtgatttcctttagttttaattttctaatagtatttactttttaaatcacaaGTGGGAAAAGTTTTATTAAATCCCTTGAAAGAAATTTATTGTGGTGGTTATAGTGTGATTTTATTAACTTGTTTTAAATCTTCAGTGTGTTAGAAAATTCTCATTGGTATCAGAATCCCAtgttaattctgttttttatctATATTCTAATGTATTTTTAGTAGCATTTTAGTTATGACAATGAAGCATACAACCCTTAAACATTTCATTGAAAACTCATACAAACATGAATTTAAGATTTTGCTATAATATTTATAGCTTTCTGttctttaatatttgttttttatgatgTTATTGATccgttttcctttttttcagtgtTTAGGATACTAAAGTGAGATTCAAATTTAGAATCTGTAGGATTCATTTGGAAGTTGAAATAACTGGATTAATACACAGACTAGGCAACTGCCTTAGCCCCCATTGTCCTCCAGCTCCGACATTGGCTGTGGTAAGGGAGAGGAGATTCCTGTAGGTGCGGAAACGTTTGCCTGCCTCCTCTGGCAGATTGGATCTGGAACGTAGTAAGGTTTATGTTACAGCATGCTTGGAGGAGGGTGTGCACGTGTGTTGATGGAGTGTACAGTGACAGGTTTCTTCCTGAAACTCAAGATGTCCCTTTTTAGTATTTGATGTACATTACCTGTCTTCTGAGAGTAATGTTTAAGTGATACACTGTTATTCTGGGAGGTATATTAGAAATGTGTAGTGGGGATCTTTTTTGGCTTCTTAAATCTTAAGTTTTGTAGTTAAGcagtaaaaactgaaaacaacccccAAAGCTTGAATCACTTGGCTGAAAAGATTTTACCACCTTATCAACAAAACAGAAGGTGACTAACCAGAAGCACGGGTAAATACAGTGCTGCCTTTGTCTATTAACAATGATCACTTGTGCTTCAGAACAAGCACCTTTTAATAATTTCTGAGTGCCACCTGCGTCTTGTTTACAGATGTGTCTCAGAGTCCAGCGGAGCAAGAGATAAGCCATAATTCTTAGGCTCTTCTAAGGTTTTGGCCACCAGTCATCACCAActacaaaggagaagaaaagataacTGAGGGATCagatttcctctccttccccttctctttatTTGCCCCTAACATCAGATGCCCCTCCAGCGTGTGAAACGGTTGTGAAGCCTGGAGGCCCTGGCAGAAGATGAAGAGTAAGCGGAGAGTAGGAGAAGAGACAGGCCATTTTTGCTGAGCTTTTTTAGACCTTACAGCAGGTGTCATGTGTGAAATATCCGGCAGAATAACATAATGGCTGAGAGCATGGTCTTTGAAATGGAACCCTGCTgctttcctagctgtgtgatctagATATTCAGCCCTTTGCGTGAGTGTGTCTTCCCTGTCTCTCAGTGTTTAAGAGGATTACGTGAGATCATGTCTGTAAAGCGCTTTAACACAGTACCAGGCACACAGTTATGCTCAGTCTACTGatagctcctgctgctgctgctgttatttCTACAGGGGTTTTGGATAATAGATATTAACTAAGATTCCAGTTGAGTTATATGTGATTATGTTGTAAACTAAGGTGAGAAATTTAAATTACTTACTTGAATTAGAATTTCATCACCTATAGTGTTGGTCAAGATAACCTGGTGTAAATATTGGAAGTTTTggtatttttatcttctaaaatatCTGTTAACACTTTGAGTATAAAGATTACATAGTTGATGttcctataattttttctttgaccaaGTGCAGTgctgtcatttaaaattatattttcatgcGTAGTAACTACATAGTAGGGCATGAAAAGGCACAATTACTACTTggtgagatatttttaaataccataaTATTTGCTGAAGAAATCAGCTTGCATATTGTTGTAGaagatcaaaaataaattaatagaatatttattttaaaataagggtTTTCAGCAGTATTAAGAAACTTTATTTGATTCAGTGCTCTTTGAGACCTCTGAGTGTCATCAGATCACCATCagttttccagatattttatcAGGAATATAGAATTGATTTTAAATTGATGTCTGAGATGGGAGGAATTTGTTAAGAATTCTGTTTTTCATATGTCAactttttaaacttgaatttttcCAGAAGGAAAGTGCTATCTTTTAAAGATCCTGCACTGGAATCATAATTTGGACAAACAGCACCTGCATTCTGTTTCTTGTGCCTACCTGTGCTTGCACACGCGTGCACATACCctcgcccccccgcccccccaccccaagcttCTGAAGTATAAATGAGAGCATTATTCTACACTGAGGGAAGATTCCTTCTGTCTTTCATCAGACTTGCTCATCTAATTTGATATATCCTCTAATATGTGACTTTTATTTAGTAATTGTAGTCTTTTTGTAATCATATCGAATAAATTAAGTGAAGAGCAGACTTAACCAAGAGCTGGGGATGTTATATAGCTCAGCTTTCAAAGTTACTCTGTGTAGAATAGAAAACGTAGACTGCCGAATTGAAAATGGGAGATAAATCGAGCATAAACAGAATTCAACATATTAGTAAGTACTTAAATAGTTTCTGTGATTCTGAACTTCTGCAAatgttaaaattatgttttgGTGCAATATCTCTTCAAAATAGAATCAAGGATAAAAATGATTGTCTTTAAAATTAGGATAAGTAACATCCTGActaaattaaattcataaattttacatacttgtataaaataaaaactatgttaAAGTTAGTGGGTTCGTATTTCtcgattttaaaatatataatggagCCAAACAAAATTACTGTGAAAATATTTGTACCATAACACTCAGTAAAGATTTTTcgtttacttttttttattaaaaacttgaTAAAAGTGCATTGTATACATTGTTCATCCTAGAATCAAGTTTTCATCAAACATTGTAGTTTTCTCCCATCCCTCCCAAAAAGGTTTTTAATTGGTGATGTGGAATATTTGTCATCTACCAAATTAAAAACTGCAGGTTTGTAAACTTGGCACTCTGAGAAAGAAGTCGGTGCCATGAAATGATGAAGTATTGGCATGTGTACACCTGCTGTCAGGAAATAAACTTCCCATATGGTGCAGTTTGGCAGACATGCatcttaaaaatgtattgaatgaAACTGCTGCTTCGCTCTTTATCCCTTATCTTTTTCCAACAGTACATTCTCTTTGTGCCTGTAAGTAATCACTTCTACTTCAGTTCGAGGAACATGATACACTTTTACAGATGCGCTTGAAGTGAAGTAGTGGTGCTCCTTAAGAGTGCAGTAACTGATCTAATTGGATAACTCATTGAAATACTAGCTTGGCCCTTAACACCAACAAGGAAACAAACTTTGtctattttgaaacatttaatttttttttataaaaacttGAGCCTGAGACACATTGATTTTTCGCATTTTATCACATCGtgtcaaaataattttcccagaTATATGTGagtattaataaaagaaaatatttcagatgtttttaaaaagtaaggacTTAGATGAGAACCACATTGATGAAACATCTGAACTTTATAAATGTGTTTATGATATTCAACTAAATCTTATTGCATGGAATATAGCTTTTAGAACCCTAGAATAGTCAGGTCAGAAAATTTGTCCTTTGCACAATTACAAAGTTTCCTTAAAATTGACAGtgatgttttatttacatttaattatatatgtgatatgaaaaactgaatttaaaatgaagGGTGTTTTGAATGTCtccatttcttaaattaaaatttatgtggaagatATATGCAAATACATCTTGTTGGCCCCTAACATAAATCTTGAACCATTGATGTATGCATGCTTGTTATTGCATGTTAATACACAGAATCCctttatacaatttttttaaatagattcttTTGGGATATCTTTTTGTTATATAATGTATTTTGGAGAATTGCCctcttcagaaattaaaaaaataattttttgaattcCTGTATTTGATGAGTTTTAACTAAAACTTGTCCTATGGATGTAATCAGTTTTAACTATACATGCTTTTAGCAATATTTTACAGATTGCACGTTTGAAAAAGAAAGTTGTCTTTCCTAGTGTAGTTTACGGTGGCGATACCTGCCTGCCTTTTCTTTTGCTGCGTTGGCACAAGCATTGTGCTTATTTTGTTGTAAATGGTTCCAGTATTTTATCAGTTCACTAGGCTGGAACTGATGAGAGGTAATTAGGTGGCTGTATTTACAGCTTGAATAAGAAACTCGCCAGTGATTGAACACAAACTCATTGGGAGGGGGCACAGGATCAATTCTCAGCTTGGCAAGACAGATCCCTACATACACATCTTCCAAGTGCAAACGACGGATGCttaaagaaactttaaatatCTTCTCTGCCAGATCACCAGAGAAAACATAACCAGTCCCTGAACAGAAGACAGGGTAGCGCTCACTTGGGTAGAGTTCTGGTGGCATGTACCACTTGCTGTCTTTGTTTCGGTTGGGTGCGTATCCTCTCATTAGGTAACCAGTGAAATAGTTATGTCTGGGAGGCAGGTCTGGCTTCAGTAACTTATGTATTAAATATTCAGTGTTGACAAACATGTCACTGTCAGTTTTCATGACATATGGAATATGTGGACAGTATGTTGCAACCCAGTTCATGCCCATTAGTGTTTTAATGGTCAAATTATAGTATGTATCTAAATATTCCTGTTGAATTATATCATGATATTGTCTGCTTTCTTCCAGTATTGCACGTTGAAGGTAGCCATTTAACTTAATACTTACGCCCAACAAAAAAATCCGTGTCACTTGGATACCAGGTGCTAGACTTTCGTTGCCCCAGGTTTGCCGAATCGCTCTTCTAGCTTCTATCTGTCCAGGTTCTGCAGCTATTAGTAGTATTAAAAAAGGGCTTTTCTCCTGGCATTTTTCAGGTTCAttgataatatatttgaaatggtAAGAATTTGGATGTCCAGTACCTTTCTCATTGTAGATACTTCCATTGGCACTAAGTGTGTTCTCCAGCCCTGTAACTCCTTGTGGAGACAAGTCTGTGTTATTGGAATTAATTGCTGTTTGAGGCCTCAGAGTTTGAGGGACTGTTTCTTTCCAAAGGTTCCGAAGAGAGCTGTGGTTTGTCTCACTTTTTGTAGAACGAAATCCTCGGAAAGTGTATGTTACAGGGTTTTCTTTGAATCCAGCTCTGCCTGGCAGCCAGTCATGatgattgaaaaacaaaaacatagcaAAAAGAAACACTAGAGAAAGTACACCAATAAGATGGGTACGGAACAGAGACCTCTTGGCATTCCAGCTCATCTTTGCAAAGCAGCAGTGTCTTCTCCTCCACTGAAGCATGTTGTAAATATCCACTAATGAGATATGCAATATTGGTGGCTGAAAGTGTTTTCTTCTCCTGAATCAATACTGTTCTTTGGTAATCATTTTCTAATTCGGTCACATTGTTTCCCTCGCAGTCATTCTGTAAAGATGAAgcataaaagtttataaaatggtaaatgttacAGAACTGCCTGAAAGAGACTTTGGATGCTAGTAAAATTAGGACACATGAGAATATTTAGGCTGTGAAAATATAATAACCCGGGGACAAAGTTTATAGTTTGTTTCTTGTTGGCAACATTCCATCACTGAGAACAggattaatttcattaaaaatgtacCTTTGTAGCACAATGAGCACTTTAAAGAGAAGTGATGGATTGATTTTCTTCCACTTATTTCATTGTCTCAGCTCTGATGATCATTTATACTTTTGACCCGACTTAAAGATTTAGTTTTATGCATGTAGAAGAGAAGAATGTTACTGGATTCCTGAGAGAGGCCGTGTAAGAAGGCCTGAGAGCAGATGGAAAATTTATTGGCATTAATTAAAATGGATTTGACATACCATTGGTGGTATGGAGCACAGTCAGTGGCCTTTTTTGTAAAATGGTCATGTATCAGTTGTGGGACAGACGGTGCAAGGTTGATGATGGCAGAGTTCTGTTAGTCACAGTACACTGCTTGGCGTGTTTCCATTGGCCCCTACTGTGTTGAGAAAGTCAATGAGAAGATGCACCtgtcaaaattaattttcagGGTCCAGTAACTTCAGTGCAGTATTTTAAGACAGTAATAAATGATGAACATTTTCAAGCACTCTTATCTAATTTTTACCTTCCATCTCAAATATGAGGTATTCAGGAGATCATTGTCCTTACTTAGACttaagattgatttttaaaatgtggcagCTAATTATCACTAGTTATCTGTGGCCTTGGCAGAGCACTGTCATGTCTCAGTTGAGTCTCCATGTTAGAATTAAACAAAGAGTTACTTTGAACGGTCTTcagatttattataaaatttataggCACTAGGTACTATCATATCCAActgtttaaaatggaaatttcacaaaatgcatttttaaagatttcttgaGTTGTGCTGTGTTCTGAATTTGCATGTAGAGAACGTGTTATTTTTAGGACTTCTGCTAGCATGACACTTAGAgcgttagatttttaaaaagatatgagaTGTCAATATGGAAGGTTCATGATGCCACATATTAAGAACTGGTTGTGTTATCTTTGAACAAGGTTTTTCAGTGCATAGCACAAATTTGTTCATGGTTTTCACTTCTAGGTTTTTGGATCAAGGCGTGGGGGTTGAGGTGGGCAAGGAGctgtagttttatttctattgaGAGAAAAAGCTTTTTGGGAAGGGGGCaaatgtgtaattttaattttttcaactttttattgtgaaattatttctttaagcaaaagaaaactagtcaattaaaaaatataggaacatttgtttatttgaaataataatgtatacatacatacgtatCTGTTTATTTAGCCTGTGGTATTGGGAGATTTATGGTTAATACCACATTTGTTTAACTTGACATGGCGTTTAATTACTTGTGGAAAATCATGGCATTTACATGGAAGTCCTCATATAATTGAATAATTGTAGACTAAAAATCACGTATATAATGtgaattactttgaaaatattgattGAAAGTGTTAAGACATACCTATGAATGAAAGCACTACTATTCTAGTAACAGCCACTAGGAGGAGCAAGTAGATGGGAAATGGGACGAATTTCTAAAGTGTAATAGGACAGGCGCCagcttttaataatttctagtaTCTGAAATTATGTAGTACTTTTAGAAGTTATGGTATTTCTCAACtgtaaaaaattattaatcattttGTGAGCTAggaacagtgatttttttaagtttgggattttaaaaacatagaatctacttttctatttattagagtttatttacatgaattttaatttcacataCTCTAATGAAGACCAAGGCGATTGACTGTATGAGTAAAACATAGTTCTGCTGTGAGCTAAGCTGAAGGTAATAGAGCTGAGTGTTCTGATGTAGAAACTCACGTTTTTCCTTCTTGCACTTATAAATAGTTTGCCATTCTGTTTGGACCAGGACACAGTTTCTAAgcttttatttcaaatgaaatatttgataaatagtaATGATTCTTCCTTCACCTCATAAAAAAGCCAGTAGATGTAAGGGTTATGtgtgtaaatttaaaagaaacaaaaactgctTTATAAATTGACTTgataatgtattttaaacattCCAAAGCTAAATTAAATGTATCAGCTCTCTGTTAATATAATAGTGCTTGGAATCTGGTTGAAGTCCAATCATGTAGatcttttaaaagtgtaaatttGGTGTTAGGAAGCAGTAAATACAGGGGCAGCTGTTTGAGTGAATATTTGAATAAAGgactgaagaaatgaatgaaagtaaataCTATAGTAGtaaattgtgatatttttatgaaaacagtATACCTGAAGTGATGTCTCCAAGTATTTCAGTGTtatagaaaacagcaaattattaTATGTTGTAATCTAGCACAAATACATAGTTTATGGTCCTATGTGATTTTGTAGCAATAGGTGATAGAGATGCGTCTTAATTTAAATTCATcatatttgtgtgtttgtaaATATTAAGCTGCTCAGGCTTGAAATCCATGTACTATTTGTTAATCTCCCATTGATAAATGAAGTGCATGTGTCTAGccttaaaaattctttcttaaaagtttctCAGGTATTTAtcataaaattttgttaaaaggaGAGTAAACTAAAAGTAAACTGTTCCtccttttattaaataataaaattattctctAGTTACTGCCTGttgtatttaattcttaaaagtaggaacaagacaagaaagtTACAGTATTTTGGTTTTCTAAATAGTTTGACTTTTACATCTCAGCATGGAAGTAGCTTTGATTTATCTCCTGAGTTTTTTATGGCAATATTTTCCAGTTATTAATGTGTATTTACATCTTATGGATTGAAGTTCATGGAGAGAGCGTTACTGTAAAATGTTCAGTGActtcacacacacagagttttcaTTATTTGGCTTCTAA
Coding sequences:
- the B3GALT2 gene encoding beta-1,3-galactosyltransferase 2, which produces MLQWRRRHCCFAKMSWNAKRSLFRTHLIGVLSLVFLFAMFLFFNHHDWLPGRAGFKENPVTYTFRGFRSTKSETNHSSLRNLWKETVPQTLRPQTAINSNNTDLSPQGVTGLENTLSANGSIYNEKGTGHPNSYHFKYIINEPEKCQEKSPFLILLIAAEPGQIEARRAIRQTWGNESLAPGIQVTRIFLLGVSIKLNGYLQRAILEESRQYHDIIQQEYLDTYYNLTIKTLMGMNWVATYCPHIPYVMKTDSDMFVNTEYLIHKLLKPDLPPRHNYFTGYLMRGYAPNRNKDSKWYMPPELYPSERYPVFCSGTGYVFSGDLAEKIFKVSLSIRRLHLEDVYVGICLAKLRIDPVPPPNEFVFNHWRVSYSSCKYSHLITSHQFQPSELIKYWNHLQQNKHNACANAAKEKAGRYRHRKLH